The window tgattacgaatgtgaaattcgttagcATCTTGGTAAAATAAATGTTGTAGTAGACGCTTTAACCAGGAAAGAACAAGCAAAGCCACTTCGTGTAAAGGCTCTAACCCTAACCATCCACTCAAACTTCACCACTCAAATTTGTGATGCTCAACGAGAAGTAGTCAAACCCAATAATATCATGGAAGAAAAAAACTTCGTGGAATGGACAAACGGTTCAGCCTCAAGGAAGACGGAACACGATATTTAATGTTCACCCTAAAGTTTGGTGAAGTCAAGAGTCTAGTTCTAAACAAAGTTGATAAATCAAGATATTCAATGCATCTCggatcagacaagatgtatctcgatctcaagaagctTTATTGGTGGTCCAATATATAGATAGAGATTGCCACCTACGACAGTGAGTGCTTAACTTACTTCAAATACAAATCAGAGTACCAAAGCCGTCTGGTATACTACAACAACCGTCAGTCCGGATTAGAAATAGGAATAGATGaccatggacttcataatgaAGCTGCCAAGAACGTCAAGTGTGACACCGTCTGGGTAGTGGTTGACTGTTTAACCAAGTCTGCCTATTTCCTAGCTTCAAAGAAACTGACGAAATGGAGAAACCTACAAGGACCTATCTCAAGGAGATACTCCGTTAGCTATAAGGCACACTGGAGATACTCTACTTACTGGCCTTAAGGGTAATCAGGAAACAACGAAGAAGATCGTTAAGATAAAGGAACAATTGAATGCCGCACGTAGTCATCAGAAAAGCTATGTTGACACAAGACGCAGACCCTTAGAATTCAAAATAAGAGGTCGTGTTCAACTAAAGGTCGTAGTATAGAAAGGTGTCGTTAGATAAGCAAAACGAGGTAAACTAAATCACTGTTACATCGGACCTATTCAAATTAGGTTAAGGGTTGGtccggtggcttacaaactccaatTACCTCAAGAAATCAACAAAGTTCACAACACCTCCCACATATATAATTTCAAAAGTTTCTCTCTAATAAGAAGCTTGTCTTTCCCCTTGATGAGATCCAGGACAACACTCAACTTCACTTCGTGAAGGAACCGATGGAtatcatggatcgagaaatcaaaagcatcaaacaaagccgcatacctgtAGTAAAGGTCCGATAGAACTCTCGCAGAGAGTCGGAGTTTACTTGGAAATGCAGGGattaaacaaaacaaaagtatccgCAATTTTTCAGCGGTGCTCCCTCCACTATTAGAATGAAATACTAGTAGAACAAAATGATAGTGGGACAAAATATTCTAGAACaaaataatttcgggacgaaattcccttaatggGGAGGTAATGTGACGTCCCGGAATTTAGGTCATAGACTGTTAACGGTCAAGTTCACAGTAAATCTCTTTGTAATTTTATTCATTGAGTTTTAGTACAACTAATGTAAATAAATGAGTTATTTCAACTATTATAAGATAACAGATGGTATCTTACATCAAATTTATTAATTTGGCAAACAAATCAAACAACTTAAGCGACAACCTTAGGAATGCATAtgaaaaactaaattttttttattaagtagTTTTGAGCAATGCGAACACTGTAGTCTAGTAGTGTAACACCCGTGTTTTTCGGTTAGGCATTAatgacgatgtaatagtctagggtaacctttgtaactcattttgaaataataagaatgtattatttgagtattatgtgttttatgcttaattatgtggcctaattgaattaagaataaaataagcgtaaaaataaaatgttagataagacCTATCTCGATACATGAATACGTAGTGATCGTTacaaggtttctgaatatataaagaatgctgaaatttgagttataacgaagaagttatgacctgtcgaagtttcgcgacagaaccgacacgatgttgaatgacgtaaaatatgaatttaagatcgagcggtatctagccttagtgatctaaatgaaagtcgtagaatacgttaaaccgagaacatacataaaatgaacgtctaaatttgacttcgtatgaggaatttatgatttttgtaagttttgacttagcggtaTACGGCCCGAAGTTCGGATATGAGgttgagtggtttttagccgaaacaatctaaatgagaatcgaagatttcGTCGATAGTATTCCAACgctaaaaagacagacgaaaatggacgtcaggtgaagaaattatgattttctaacggagttttcctgtcccggcctactaaaaataatataataaaaataaaattcaaaattagccgacggagtctaaacggaagttgtagagcataatctcacctacacgtggatataaagaacatcaaaaacatagctcgtatgcgaaagatatgaatttttgaagtttgaggCACGCATACCGAAGCTTATCCggagggaacgccccgcgttcgttTTGCTTGGCCTCGGATTGGCCACGTTGCGCTCTAGTCGCATAGCCATCACTTCCGAagttcgtaagccatgacgctccGGAACGCGCTGCGTTCGGAGGGTCAGCCTCCCCCCATAAATAGAATGCAAGTTCTCCGGGATttgttgctcatttcttctctctcactccttattgcCTCATTTTGCATGCAATTTTtacccctgaagccccggtaacatcccgacacccgaagcgagtcccgaagccccgaagatcctgagaagtaaaGTTTTTGAGCCgtaactctgcccgcgagaagcccggtttttgtgcagatctcccggtttcaccgaagaaatactattgttagagccgtagtgctgtccgatcatcttcttatCAAGTGAGTCTATActccttttcttctaacacatagatacgaagtagtctctacaaaatacgtgttatgtgtttgtatattaTTTGCTTATTTGAAATAATTGTCGAATGAATGATTTGTACAAGTTTTAAGttgtatataaatgtatatattttatctactaatatgttgtgtagaacatgggtagacagttgttgtgtgatgaaataaaatgatgagaggcgtcgttgtcgatgttgttgttgatctagtcatctagcagagtatggatgacgaccacagactctttctagactgtccagtggaacgctggcaggttcataacctgtaggtgttgtgaacgatgtgttcaccggtgtactctatccccctcatggttgcctttaggacatctattgttgaggaaaccccttcgcagtaacgtccatcccgatgaaaaatcctaaattaggtcccttgtgatagttgttgttttagggacgtaaagtgaggataacgggaatgagtaatcgggttattgttggttggtgaaattaaatataattatttattatgggttgaaaaccctatatgctcaccaggctcccaagcctgaccaacTCAATCTTATTTGCATTACAgttagtggcgcgagggcataagatggatgaatcatcaagatgTTTTGTTTATAGGcctgtagttgtatataactgttgtaaggcttataatatgccgtttatgcttttgtgtctgtatcgaaacatgacatcccgagttttgttatatataaaaatacatttttttaaggatgctttgataaattttatttatcatattttgttttgggaacaaatttcgcaactcttttaaatcaaaggattactctgaaaattattttaaaagcataaattaaattggtcttttctggtcgtgattttggggatttcgcagttggtatcagagcattagtttaagcgaactaggaatttgtaggatttctagacttgaacttagaatgtcaagtgaagattgtgagatgagtgtttgtcatattttagacacgagcactagtttattttatgaaagttgcctaaaatgcttttatgtgctaaatgttatatgtttgccatatatgatatcatttgttcggatctacggtttgttgtcAATCGGATAtggagaccttatgtgtttaggattctaagcgtatgacgacggtattagaactaacatgtaaacatttcagagtgatgaggatgatttaattatctatcatgaTCGAGGATATATATTCATCTTAATTAGCGTGTAGAtcaaaaaatggtaagaaccaggagTAGcattggaaacgcagatgaaaacaggaatcaaccacctgtgattgaacgagtacctgttgtagcagcaacacctaaGCCAATGATAATGGCTAGGGTACAAGCGATGATCCTAACGATGTTGGATTGCCAAATGGAAGAAACTAGATGTCTGCTTCAGCAGAATCGCGAAGAACCTTCAATGTCGATTGAACAGCccgaattgaatgaagggcattcggaaggaggaaacttcagtgggactgttggtcaagccaacccaccaattgtTAGGAAagtcaaccaggatggaggaaataaTGGGTGtgggtgcaagtacaaggatttcatggcatccaagccaccatgtctatccggaagcccgacgccggtaaaAGTTATAaactggatctctgaaatggagacaaTATTCGAGAGTTGCGAATGCATCAaaagacagaagaccgctcttgcgatccctatgttgaaatctggagtgttgagttggtggaagctattaACTAACTCTATGCCCAATGGAGAAGCAAGCAAggtgtcttgggaagactttgtggtgcaACTCAAATTGCAATACTGTTCCGAGCatgaccttctggaaatcaataatgagtttcagaatttgaagaagggaaaattgagcgttaatgaatacgctgcaagtttcacagaaaagatgaagcttatcccATACCTAGTACCAACAGAACTCTCaaaggtcaataagtttgccctcggactaccagcagaatatggtccaatggttaagcaagcaaccacattgaaagccgccatctgggctgctagaaatgttgagacccagatcagggagaagggtctggagatgtctaaggttggtgagaagaggatgTTAGATGgaccttcagggtccaacaagaaaagtaaattctcgaagtctagttcgagaggaggtggaggaggcgaagtgaaatggtgtgacaaatgcaagaagaagcatcttgGGAAATGTGGCGGGgaagccacatgcttcaaatgtgggaaGCCAGGGaactatgccaacgaatgcacccttaccaagaaagtttgctatgtttgtggtgaggaggggcacatctcgagggattgtccgaaaaagaaggaggcaacaAAACCCAATATtctgccaaagccgaaggcgagagccttccagattaCCTTGGAAGctactaaagatgaagctgatgtcgcttcaggtacctttctcgtaaacaaattgcctgcccaaattttatttgattctggagccaactactcctttatttcacatgaatttggtagaaaactagttttgtctgtcgatagactagataatgctttattagtcgaagttgctagtggcaactTTATACTTGTTAGCCATCGCATGAATAACATCTTGAttgatttgaatgggaataagttccacgaggaattatttcccattgagttgaatggtttcgacatcgtgctgggaatggattggcttagcgccaatgatgccgaaatactatgcaagaagaagatagtaaaagtaaatccccctgggaaagagtcatttatggtgtatggggacaaatgcagagtaaattctagaatcatttctctaatgaaagccagaaagtgtttagccaaaggatgtacatcatatttggcattcgtgattgatgcaaagaaggagaaaaaggagatgcagagcattcctgtggtgtgtgagtatccgaaagtatttcccgaagatctttctGAATTACCACCTGATTGACAAGTAGAATTCtgtattgacttgttaccaggaaccacgccaatagcaaaagcaccgtacTGATTAGTACCaatagagatgaaggagctgatgatgcaacttcaggagttattggacaaatgtTTCATTAagcctagttcatcaccctggggagctccggtgttattcatgaAAAAGAAAGACGGGAGTATgaaaatgtgcatcgattacagagagctgaacaaggaaacaataaagaatagatatccgttaccaaggattgatgacctgttcgatcaactacaaggttcaagttatttttcaaagatcgacctaaggtcaggatatcatcagctgaaggtgagggagcaggatatcgaaaagactgcattcagaacacaatatggacactatgagtttttggttatgtcgtttggactaaccaatgctccagcaacattcatggatttaatgaacagagtttgtaatccgttccttgataaatctgtgatagtgttcatagatgacattctgatttactcgaaaatccaagaggagcatgacagacacttgcgagaagtgttagaagtcttgaagaaggagaagttgtatgctaagttctccaaatgtgatttttggattcgagaagtccaattcttgggtcacgtggtcaaccaagaagggataatggttgatccaaaaaagattgaagctgtgatgaagtgggaacaaccaaaaagtcccacagagatccgaagTTTTTTGGAATTagttggatattaccgaaggtttatctaaGGCTTTTTTTTCGaccgctactccattaacagatTTGACTAAAAAAGGAGCTACTTacgcttggagtgataagcataaagaaacattcgagttgctaaagaagaagctatgtgaggcaccgattctttctctactcgatggagttgaagacttcgttgtctatagcgatgtgtctggtgttgggttgggttgtgttttgacccaaagagaaaaggtgatagcatatgtgtaATGCCTGTAGACCCGTGCTggttaatttagagataataggggtcagaAACGAATTttctacaaaagattatttagaataaataatcttaaccaagttgtagaatatgtctcaagggttccgtacatataaagaacgccgaaatccgagttataacgaagaagttatggcccgttgaagttttacggcaaaaccggcacgacaccgggagatgtaaatagtgaatttacgatggaggactttttatccttagtgatctaaatcatagttgtagtatacgttaaaccgagaacatccataaaaagaacacccaaatctgactttgtatgaggaagttatgatttttctaagattcggcttagcagtgcacggcccgaaacacgaattttagttcgagtggtttttggcttacacgacctaaatgatagttgaatatctcattaataggaactcaacagtaaaaagacagacgaaaacggagttcgtatgaaggagttacgaattcttcgcggtcatttaacaatctaaactcctcctactgttaaatttacaattggtcgagaattagccaatggagtctaaatgaaagttgtagatattgtttttacctacgcgtggaaaaaaagaacttcgaaaacggagctcgtatgcgaaagttacggggtttagaagttggcagggtgctgctgcaaaaggagTGACGTGGATGAATATGAGCctaggctttctccccaagaaaagccatcaggtgatgacacctggcaccgactcggtgagtcagtgaaCCGAAtcagcgagtccatcaggaattcaacctataaatagaggtgccgggttccattcattctcacacctttccaaactattctttctctctctagactctctctagccccctaaccccccctaaaagcctaggtaaaccccctagcacccgaaggaagccccgaggctcttagattcccaagaaaagagcctttccgctcgagaacgctgctccagcgaagcccggttttcgggaaaacccgctgtaagtgagctacgcctaccctatctttagtatagcttatgtttcaatatagtaaggttattagggccttataataagtacttgggctattattatgggttacataagtattgtttaatgattatataatagtaataatagccagactattaattagtcttggtaaatattagactaaactctagtggtaatgatactaggttttgtccgaggaaAATTGTGTTGAGAGtaacgaagcgctgtctgagtacCGAGTCACTACCGTATCAAGTGAGTGGATGGtccatttcatcttacacatatactACGTgccatgtgtgcatattatctggatacttgctgtctatgttggatgaatgattttatacatgttttaaatgatttaaactatatatttattttatatctataaatatgttgggataaaacatgggtagatgaaataaaatgatgagagataggtgatgataattaggtgaggatagatatgTGATGATGAattggtgatgtaggatgaaagatactataaccttgtccgacaatttggagatgtagtcatctaccagagtatagatggcgaccacggattGTCaaagacaaccccgtggaaacaccagcaggctcataacatgtaggtgatgaattacgagttcaggcgatgttgtaactacatattgatgcaatgatactctaaccccttactatgaactACGAGTTCAGgcaatgttgtaactacgtattcatgcgatgatgccctaacccttgttgggcacgaattgagggagtaatccctgattTAATACTGTCTATGAGATGTAGGCGATGATATttagggagagtccttaggaacaaacatataaggatatgcgatgtaaggagatgataggtaaatatgatgtaggagacgacccttaggataaatccttagggaaggtacttaggaataaagaagataatggggatgggtaattgggttaattgtttgatgattaaacataataattatattattgtgggttgaaaaccctatggactcaccaggtttcccaacctggccactcagtttaattgtatcacatgtgtcgatataAAGCTACACtaaactgagagattaaggagatgtaaatcactagtgataatgaatgtaagttctgtttatgcttatgtttctgtatggACGATgccatcccaaatgttttaaaatgaataaaagtacttttcttcggaaatactttgataacgtatttatcatgttttactgggaacaaattccgcaacatttttattaaaggaGGTACtacgatttttataaagcataaaaaatcagtcttttttggccgtaaaaatggggatgtcaaaatacgcgtctcgacagctgaaagagcatgaaaagaactaccccactcatgatttggagttggcagcggtagtattttctctaaagatatggaggcattacctctgtggcatgaagtgaaaacttttcactgatcataagagtctccaatatctctttaatcagaaagaattgaatatgaggcaacgacactggctagagttactcaaggactacgactgtgagatactttatcaccccggtaaagcaaatgtcatTGCTGATGCTCTctgtcggaaagtcaatcttgaaagaagaaggccaagagcgttgagaatagaagttgtatcgacaattatggaaagtataaagaaagatcaagaggaagcttctgaaaaagAATGACTGGaaagaggaacgtttgggcaaa of the Lactuca sativa cultivar Salinas chromosome 6, Lsat_Salinas_v11, whole genome shotgun sequence genome contains:
- the LOC122194694 gene encoding uncharacterized protein LOC122194694, with product MVRTRSSIGNADENRNQPPVIERVPVVAATPKPMIMARVQAMILTMLDCQMEETRCLLQQNREEPSMSIEQPELNEGHSEGGNFSGTVGQANPPIVRKVNQDGGNNGCGCKYKDFMASKPPCLSGSPTPVKVINWISEMETIFESCECIKRQKTALAIPMLKSGVLSWWKLLTNSMPNGEASKVSWEDFVVQLKLQYCSEHDLLEINNEFQNLKKGKLSVNEYAASFTEKMKLIPYLVPTELSKVNKFALGLPAEYGPMVKQATTLKAAIWAARNVETQIREKGLEMSKVGEKRMLDGPSGSNKKSKFSKSSSRGGGGGEVKWCDKCKKKHLGKCGGEATCFKCGKPGNYANECTLTKKVCYVCGEEGHISRDCPKKKEATKPNILPKPKARAFQITLEATKDEADVASGTFLVNKLPAQILFDSGANYSFISHEFGRKLVLSVDRLDNALLVEVASGNFILVSHRMNNILIDLNGNKFHEELFPIELNGFDIVLGMDWLSANDAEILCKKKIVKVNPPGKESFMVYGDKCRVNSRIISLMKARKCLAKGCTSYLAFVIDAKKEKKEMQSIPVVCEYPKVFPEDLSELPPD